In the Maridesulfovibrio ferrireducens genome, one interval contains:
- a CDS encoding M50 family metallopeptidase → MTDNRISISLPSDARWMSFAQDSLQRYSEMIGYSQRLEKMCSSSVMEACEELVSKAAEVGITDPIDLLFNYKGETIVIDIAYNGRIPLNPHKTEEYEIPDADTSLQELDMDTLWLHMIKRRMDRVRFMVQGSRHVLRMVKYRREEGKEKQAWIMSVKPELRQGLILHLADEDAEHPACTLQATGMGVLKLGPSETFIIQNIDGKTSFHDLYMAHIDALGLTSPDMLAGLYEKLEAMGMLSNPDEDTKNTHLRRTLKKIINPNISIPNADIVVVAVHDKTRFLYSFLGLAMLLAIGLSGIIPYLEHRAQFIHVIMNLEETFLSTPILIVPVYLLTLIHICLHELGHGVTCKHYGGNVPRLGIMFYLASFIFYCDTTAAWNFPDKKHRILVSLGGPLISFSIMGIGLWAAGHYAGTGLIWEPVFVAFSLLNIFGLVMNFNPFIKMDAYYMLLDYTGIPNLRQRSFKFLERKTLGWLGVGSDEDTKVTIKERKIFWWYGTLGGFVTLVFLAIPIFRLNHLLSAESVSEGRLLFAVLIGALLIVRLSNIAYSKIKAVRYREYKIQ, encoded by the coding sequence ATGACTGACAACCGAATTTCTATATCCCTTCCATCTGACGCACGCTGGATGTCCTTTGCTCAGGACAGCCTGCAACGCTACAGCGAAATGATCGGCTATTCCCAAAGGTTGGAAAAAATGTGCTCCAGTTCTGTCATGGAAGCGTGCGAGGAACTAGTGAGCAAAGCCGCAGAAGTGGGAATAACCGACCCCATTGACCTATTATTTAACTACAAAGGCGAAACTATCGTCATTGACATCGCCTATAATGGCCGCATCCCCCTCAATCCTCACAAAACAGAAGAGTATGAAATTCCTGATGCTGACACCAGCCTGCAAGAATTAGATATGGATACCTTGTGGCTGCACATGATCAAGCGACGCATGGACCGGGTCCGGTTCATGGTTCAAGGATCACGGCACGTGCTGCGCATGGTCAAATATCGCCGCGAGGAAGGCAAAGAAAAACAGGCATGGATCATGTCCGTAAAACCGGAATTGCGCCAAGGGCTTATATTGCATCTTGCTGACGAAGACGCGGAACATCCCGCCTGCACGCTTCAGGCTACGGGAATGGGAGTACTCAAGCTCGGCCCCAGCGAAACATTCATCATTCAAAACATAGACGGCAAAACTTCGTTCCATGACCTATACATGGCACATATCGACGCTCTGGGTTTAACATCACCTGATATGCTGGCCGGACTATATGAAAAACTCGAAGCAATGGGGATGTTGTCCAATCCAGATGAAGATACAAAGAACACACACCTTAGAAGAACTCTCAAGAAAATAATCAACCCCAATATTTCCATACCCAATGCCGACATTGTGGTCGTGGCAGTCCATGATAAAACACGTTTTCTCTATTCCTTTCTCGGTCTGGCCATGTTGCTCGCCATCGGGCTGTCCGGAATTATACCTTATCTGGAACACCGCGCCCAATTCATACACGTCATCATGAATCTGGAAGAAACATTTCTCAGCACACCAATCCTCATAGTGCCCGTCTACCTCCTGACACTCATTCACATATGTTTACACGAACTAGGGCACGGCGTAACCTGCAAACACTACGGCGGCAACGTCCCACGCCTTGGCATCATGTTCTATCTGGCGTCATTCATCTTCTATTGTGACACTACGGCAGCATGGAATTTCCCAGATAAAAAACATCGCATTTTAGTCTCATTAGGCGGTCCGCTCATTTCCTTCTCCATTATGGGAATCGGACTCTGGGCGGCAGGACACTATGCCGGAACCGGCTTGATATGGGAACCAGTCTTCGTGGCTTTCAGCCTGCTTAACATCTTCGGGCTGGTCATGAACTTTAATCCGTTCATCAAAATGGATGCCTACTACATGCTGCTGGACTACACCGGCATTCCCAACCTGCGGCAACGTTCCTTCAAATTTCTCGAGCGCAAAACCCTAGGCTGGCTGGGCGTCGGCTCGGACGAAGACACCAAAGTCACCATAAAAGAGCGAAAAATATTCTGGTGGTATGGCACCCTTGGCGGTTTCGTAACGCTCGTCTTTCTTGCAATACCAATATTCCGGCTCAACCATCTCCTCAGCGCCGAATCAGTCTCCGAAGGTAGGTTGCTCTTTGCCGTACTCATCGGAGCACTCCTGATTGTGCGTCTCAGCAACATTGCTTACAGCAAAATCAAGGCTGTGCGATATCGGGAATATAAAATTCAGTAG
- a CDS encoding amino acid ABC transporter ATP-binding protein, producing MQDTISIEGVHKWFDANHVLKGVDLNVGNSDVVVVIGASGSGKSTLLRCVNRLETYTKGEICINGDKVPSSEKDINSMRSRVGMVFQHFNLFPHMTALGNVTEGPTQVRKLPKKEAVELGMSFLDKVGMSDKADAYPETLSGGQKQRVAIARALAMEPEVMLFDEPTSALDPELVGEVLTVMRDLANDGMTMMVVTHEMKFANEVADSVAFMDQGVILEQDSPSRLFSAPSEQRTQEFLSQIL from the coding sequence ATGCAGGATACAATTAGTATAGAAGGCGTTCATAAATGGTTTGATGCCAACCATGTTTTGAAAGGTGTAGACCTAAATGTTGGAAACTCTGACGTTGTAGTTGTCATTGGGGCAAGCGGGTCGGGTAAATCCACTCTGCTTAGATGTGTAAACCGTCTGGAGACTTACACCAAGGGTGAAATCTGCATCAACGGGGACAAGGTTCCTAGCAGTGAAAAGGATATTAATTCCATGCGCAGCCGAGTGGGAATGGTTTTTCAGCATTTTAATTTGTTTCCTCATATGACGGCCTTAGGCAATGTCACCGAGGGACCTACCCAAGTCAGGAAGTTGCCCAAAAAGGAAGCTGTTGAGCTAGGTATGTCTTTTCTGGATAAGGTGGGCATGTCCGATAAAGCTGACGCCTATCCCGAAACACTTTCCGGAGGACAGAAGCAGAGGGTGGCAATTGCCCGTGCTCTAGCAATGGAACCGGAGGTCATGCTTTTTGATGAACCTACCTCGGCCCTTGATCCGGAACTGGTCGGCGAGGTGCTCACCGTTATGCGTGACCTTGCCAACGACGGTATGACTATGATGGTCGTTACTCATGAAATGAAATTTGCAAATGAAGTGGCGGATTCCGTGGCCTTTATGGATCAGGGCGTGATCCTTGAACAGGATAGCCCGTCCCGGTTGTTTTCTGCTCCGTCAGAGCAGCGAACTCAGGAATTTCTCTCTCAAATATTATAA
- a CDS encoding amino acid ABC transporter permease, giving the protein MNFDLASLVEYIPYFLPAAWMTLEITVLGILLGLALGLIAVFMRISDRRIFNIPAHAYIYIIRGTPLLLQLLFIYFGMRSLIGLSALPAAVLALGVHNGAYIAEVFRGAIISISSGQMEAARSIGMSYPLAMIRIILPQAFKRAIPALGNQFVIALKDSSLASAITINELLLKSQQLASSNFMMMEMLSIAGVFYLIYTGAFTFLFHRIEKRLDTSRG; this is encoded by the coding sequence ATGAATTTTGATTTAGCAAGTCTGGTGGAATACATTCCGTATTTTCTCCCGGCAGCTTGGATGACCCTTGAGATTACCGTTCTGGGAATTCTTCTCGGGCTTGCCCTTGGCCTTATTGCCGTATTCATGCGTATTTCGGACAGGCGGATATTCAATATTCCGGCTCATGCATATATTTACATAATTCGCGGGACTCCGCTTCTTTTACAACTGTTGTTCATCTATTTTGGTATGCGCAGCTTGATCGGACTGTCGGCTCTCCCCGCAGCAGTTCTGGCCCTAGGTGTCCATAACGGCGCCTATATAGCTGAGGTTTTCAGGGGGGCGATTATTTCCATCTCCTCTGGGCAGATGGAAGCGGCGCGCAGTATCGGTATGAGTTATCCTCTGGCAATGATTAGGATTATTTTGCCGCAGGCTTTCAAAAGAGCTATTCCAGCCCTTGGTAATCAGTTTGTCATCGCACTGAAGGATTCATCTCTTGCCAGTGCCATTACCATCAATGAACTGCTGCTCAAGTCACAGCAATTAGCTTCTTCCAATTTTATGATGATGGAAATGCTGAGTATCGCCGGGGTGTTTTATCTCATCTATACTGGGGCATTCACTTTCCTATTTCACAGAATCGAAAAGAGACTCGATACCAGCAGGGGTTAA
- a CDS encoding ABC transporter substrate-binding protein, with protein MRRFTALYLAVFTLFVAVAFSGCAQQEKVGLEKVKETGEVSFAMSGGYPPFNFFNKNNELVGFDVDVANEVAKRLGVKLNPVTTEWSGIIEGLRSGVYDGILGSMAATDARKKVVDFSTPYYYSGAQMFVGVQAPFSSVEELKGRAVGLVTGTTFEQDAKDLGVTDIRLYKDDTHTLTELSNGVIDGVITDRVVGVNAMNSGKFKIKPLGSPLRKEDIAVAFRKDDKTLTDEVNKILNQMHEDGTLTKLSKKWLKVDITKK; from the coding sequence ATGAGACGTTTTACCGCCTTATATCTTGCAGTGTTTACGCTGTTTGTCGCTGTAGCCTTCTCTGGTTGTGCCCAGCAGGAAAAGGTCGGCCTTGAGAAGGTCAAAGAAACCGGGGAAGTCAGCTTTGCCATGAGTGGGGGATATCCTCCTTTTAACTTTTTTAATAAAAATAATGAGTTGGTTGGTTTTGACGTGGATGTGGCAAACGAAGTTGCCAAAAGATTGGGCGTGAAACTCAATCCCGTGACTACTGAGTGGAGCGGTATTATCGAAGGACTTAGGTCCGGTGTTTATGATGGAATTTTAGGCAGCATGGCTGCTACCGATGCGCGTAAAAAAGTAGTCGATTTTTCAACTCCCTATTACTACTCCGGCGCTCAGATGTTCGTTGGTGTTCAGGCTCCTTTCAGTTCTGTAGAAGAACTTAAGGGCAGGGCCGTCGGATTGGTAACCGGAACCACTTTTGAACAAGATGCCAAAGATCTCGGAGTCACTGATATCCGTCTTTACAAGGACGATACCCATACCCTTACCGAACTTTCTAATGGCGTCATCGATGGCGTTATCACCGACCGTGTTGTAGGTGTGAACGCTATGAATAGTGGTAAGTTCAAGATTAAGCCCCTTGGGTCTCCGCTGCGTAAGGAAGATATCGCAGTAGCTTTTCGTAAGGATGACAAAACCCTTACGGATGAAGTGAATAAGATACTCAACCAGATGCATGAAGACGGCACTCTTACTAAGCTGAGTAAGAAGTGGCTCAAAGTAGATATCACTAAAAAATAA
- a CDS encoding Fic family protein has translation MDAVSSTPPQVTPPHVKALVEAISGEMSRDELQAVLGLKDRKSFREIYLKPALEEGLIEMTIPDKPNSKLQKYRLTVKG, from the coding sequence TTGGATGCTGTTTCATCTACGCCCCCCCAAGTTACCCCCCCCCATGTTAAAGCTTTGGTAGAAGCCATTTCTGGAGAAATGAGTCGTGATGAATTGCAAGCTGTTTTGGGTCTGAAAGATCGCAAATCATTTAGAGAGATTTACCTCAAGCCGGCTCTGGAAGAAGGGCTTATTGAAATGACTATTCCTGATAAGCCTAACAGTAAGTTGCAGAAGTACCGTTTGACTGTGAAAGGGTAG